The Polaribacter sp. KT25b genome contains the following window.
ACGCTAATAATACCAATTGGAAACCTGTTTGGGGGCAGTTTAGTGAAATTAAAAATGAGTATAATGAACTTGTTTTAGATGTTTTATTAGAAGAAGTAAAAGCAAAATTATATGTACGTGTTTTTAATAATGGTGTTGGTTTTAGGTATGAAATAGAAGGATTTAAAGAAGGAAACGAAGCAATTTTTTATTGTGAATATATTTTGAATAGCTCTAATGAATTGTATTCTCCGAATGGAGAAAATCCGCCATTAGGACCTTTTTCTATCGAAAATTTGACAAAAGTTAAAAAGCAACCAAGATTAATGACTCCTTTGGTGGTTGAGAATTCTAAAACTTCGTATTTGTCATTATTAGAATCAGATTTATATGTTGCACCAGAATTTGGTACCATAAAATTT
Protein-coding sequences here:
- a CDS encoding glycoside hydrolase family 97 N-terminal domain-containing protein, with amino-acid sequence MTLKIKFSISFLVLFVTIIGCSKSNTDFSVESSDGNTSVIIKNTEGKVTYALFKNGKELVKNSEISILPNVLAEITNSSLNANNTNWKPVWGQFSEIKNEYNELVLDVLLEEVKAKLYVRVFNNGVGFRYEIEGFKEGNEAIFYCEYILNSSNELYSPNGENPPLGPFSIENLTKVKKQPRLMTPLVVENSKTSYLSLLESDLYVAPEFGTIKFKFNKDKKVLAATNKVKLKGTKVT